In Leishmania mexicana MHOM/GT/2001/U1103 complete genome, chromosome 24, a genomic segment contains:
- a CDS encoding cysteine peptidase, Clan CA, family C19,putative: MDVAHNRSLGFAGTEILFRKIEFERYRKPHVVEYPRSATVLNPQHTRQLRNAMGTQRQGGEHDGSDGDEGAAPRGYSDSDDDDDDPRRVDKATQLCSDAQFRSSLHLLWQTITPVGLGLMNLGNTCFANSVLQALAHTPAVAQYFMNTFRSADSQLGAPFDFAFALAETFRKMQPAPQQGRTSGSGVYRPGQIMSNLRLLSKHFSIGRQSDAHEFAVQLLFSCQKSLLHRLVGSKKVHPRVAHTTALHRICGGYLLSQVTWSRQEEIQQLLRAGKQQEAMDLKMEAKQADGKRAQRASRHGLDPQILRSNTYDPFTILSVELAGHTLQHCLDKFCAVEELDGRSYLSPRQVGVRAKKKLSIHVPPPVLVIHVKRFTPTGNKINKHVPFPLELDITRYCTILSSPSSSPPPPQNHLQPHNGMSSPATAKRSDCQYELNAVCVHEGRSIDYGHYYTLAKAPNGMWYEFNDSHVSRLSEDQLQQAQVYMLFYSRKPTVAAEKTQSPRQQQHNVRDSAPASASSSAASKLGAGTAVKEDGAVGRELSDSEVQVLLAKRSAVQRQAGSLNGRRSSSATTAAEKLQLLSDASGGNDEEGHAVEPTSLSLNKTARAQTFKRMQEALPTDSDSDGDDENQDRAYVRRLLTQRNGCAVQDSHIQAGVAAQPSRRGDEHDALASGEAPLKLAKVSLYGGIIKSMKRVLKDGANGGASADTTAPQQQRESPNLRVGRNAVQALHQRKILNTPETVQRPASAPKFQQRIRDPMWEMEMDRGKVKKVKSKEKAPDPFEGVNPFQEVSRGMFDVRGRRRRG; encoded by the coding sequence ATGGACGTCGCGCATAATCGGTCGCTCGGGTTCGCGGGAACGGAGATTTTGTTCCGCAAGATCGAGTTTGAGCGCTATCGGAAACCGCACGTCGTCGAATACCCCCGTAGCGCCACTGTCCTCAACCCGCAGCACACGCGTCAGCTCCGCAATGCAATGggcacgcagcggcagggtGGCGAacacgacggcagcgacggcgacgagggaGCGGCGCCCCGTGGATACtcggacagcgacgacgacgacgatgacccGCGGCGCGTCGACAAGGCGACACAGCTGTGCTCCGACGCGCAGTTTCGCAGCAGCCTACACTTGCTCTGGCAGACCATCACGCCTGTTGGGCTGGGGCTCATGAACCTTGGTAACACGTGCTTCGCGAACAGCGTGCTGCAAGCGCTGGCTCAtacgccggcggtggcacagTACTTCATGAACACGTTCCGTTCAGCAGACAGCCAGCTTGGCGCCCCCTTCGACTTTGCCTTCGCCCTTGCCGAGACGTTTCGCAAGATGCAGCCCGCGCCACAGCAGGGTCgaaccagcggcagcggtgtgtaCCGACCTGGGCAGATCATGAGCAACCTCCGTCTGCTCTCAAAACACTTCTCCATTGGGCGGCAGAGCGACGCGCACGAGTTTGCGGTGCAACTTCTCTTTTCGTGTCAGAAATCGCTGCTTCACCGCCTCGTCGGCTCCAAGAAGGTGCACCCACGGGTGGCGCACACCACCGCGCTTCACCGCATCTGCGGCGGCTACCTGCTCTCACAGGTGACGTGGTCGCGCCAGGAAGAGattcagcagctgctgcgcgccggcaagcagcaggaggcaaTGGATCTCAAGATGGAGGCAAAGCAAGCTGATGGGAAGCGGGCACAGCGCGCCTCACGGCACGGCCTCGATCCTCAGATCCTGCGCTCCAATACCTACGACCCCTTTACGATTCTCTCGGTGGAGTTGGCGGGGcacacgctgcagcactgcctTGACAAGTTCTGCGCGGTCGAGGAACTCGATGGCCGCTCCTACCTGTCCCCACGCCAGgtcggcgtgcgcgcgaagAAGAAGCTAAGCATCCACGTCCCGCCACCCGTGCTCGTCATCCACGTGAAGCGCTTTACTCCCACCGGCAACAAGATTAACAAGCACGTGCCGTTCCCGCTGGAGCTGGACATAACCCGCTACTGCACCATactgtcgtcgccgtcatcgtcgccgccgccgccgcagaatCACCTGCAGCCGCACAATGGTATGTCCTCCccagcgacagcgaagaGATCCGATTGCCAGTACGAGCTCAACGCCGTATGCGTTCACGAGGGACGTTCCATCGACTACGGCCACTACTACACCCTGGCCAAGGCCCCTAATGGCATGTGGTACGAGTTCAACGACAGCCACGTTAGTCGTCTTTCGGAGGACCAGCTGCAACAGGCACAGGTGTACATGCTCTTCTACTCCCGCAAGCCCACGGTCGCTGCTGAGAAGACGCAGTCGCcccgtcagcagcagcacaacgTCCGCGACAGCGCACCGGCCTCTGCGtcttcctccgccgcctccaagCTCGGCGCGGGGACGGCAGTGAAAGAGGACGGTGCTGTTGGGCGAGAGCTGAGCGATTCGGAGGTGCAGGTACTCCTAGCGAAGCGAAGcgctgtgcagcggcaggcaggcagTTTAAACGGgcgtcgctcctcctcggccacgACAGCTGCAGAGAAGCTGCAACTCCTGTCGGACGCTTCTGGCGGCAACGATGAAGAGGGCCACGCCGTCGAGCCCACGTCTTTGTCGTTGAACAAGACTGCCCGGGCGCAGACCTTCAAGCGCATGCAAGAGGCGCTTCCAACGGACTcggacagcgacggcgacgatgaaAACCAGGACCGCGCATATGTGCGCCGGCTGCTGACACAGCGGAACGGATGTGCAGTGCAAGACAGCCACATCCAGGCAGGCGTGGCGGCACAACCCTCACGACGAGGTGACGAGCACGACGCACTGGCGAGCGGCGAGGCACCGCTCAAGTTGGCCAAGGTGTCACTGTATGGCGGCATCATTAAGTCGATGAAGCGCGTGTTGAAGGACGGCGCCAACGGTGGTGCGTCCGCCGAcacaacggcgccgcagcagcagcgggagagcCCAAACCTTCGGGTTGGCCGGAACGCCGTGCAAGCACTGCATCAGCGCAAGATACTCAACACCCCTGAGACGGTGCAGCGACCGGCATCTGCACCCAAGttccagcagcgcatccgtGATCCCATGTGGGAGATGGAGATGGATCGCGGCAAGGTGAAGAAGGTCAAgtcgaaggagaaggcgccgGATCCGTTTGAAGGCGTCAACCCCTTCCAGGAAGTGTCGCGAGGCATGTTCGACGTGcgtggacggcggcgtcggggGTAG
- a CDS encoding putative ATPase subunit 9, protein MMRRAIAQPVARRAAAASSALVVAPRQASTVTLSVHGMHYIGTGLAAIALGGVGLGIGTIFGCLLMGCARQPNLTKMLFNYAILGFALTEAIGLFALMLAFLMLFS, encoded by the coding sequence ATGATGCGCCGTGCCATCGCTCAGCCCGTCGCCCgtcgcgcggcggctgcctccAGCGCGCTCGTGGTTGCCCCTCGCCAGGCCTCCACTGTCACCCTCTCTGTCCATGGCATGCACTACATCGGCACCGGtctcgccgccatcgccctCGGTGGCGTCGGCTTGGGTATCGGTACCATCTTTGGCTGCTTGCTGATGGGCTGCGCTCGTCAGCCCAACCTGACCAAGATGCTCTTCAACTACGCCATTCTCGGCTTCGCCCTGACGGAGGCCATTGGTCTGTTCGCGCTGATGCTCGCCTTCCTCATGCTCTTCTCGTAG
- a CDS encoding putative MCAK-like kinesin produces MSSRICVAVRKRPIADPELDIVETPTPRCIVNEPKIKYDLSPYTDRHTFTFDEVFGETCNNASVYQRCCLPLIDTVFNYGNATCFAYGQTGSGKTYTMLGSQKEPGLYAIAAREIFARANGIDAVVYVSFYEIYGRKIFDLLNNRKRLFAREDADKVINICGLSEHQVTDIQEIFDVITAGSAYRAAGQTSANAESSRSHAVLQVEVRETRSANARRAPKTIGRISFIDLAGNERGADTFDCDRKTRMEGAEINKSLLALKECIRALGMGKSHVPFRGSILTEVLRDSFTGNSRTTMISTISPSSQHCVNTLNTLRYTQRVKDLGSGGIGGGAKIEQVAGSPPGRRPAAPRRKPFEALPAKNRPEWVSDFASDPSPDMSPSENGGYGGESDGVAACAAPRNAAKPRGRQPSVGRSGGTPPSVAGVVKVKDPKIATIVQNHIAALESDDEDDDIDDDCGNSPRAVEGGGVMQREEERQVRKVHAYVVEEIAKAEDKLIALHRRHIDSKMTGIKEEITAIQSFEESDSVDEYVTRVQVLLMKQRDDMNEILAMLSGIGSMLRDEEDLSKTLTSSVSARR; encoded by the coding sequence ATGAGCAGCCGTATctgtgtggcggtgcgcaAGCGTCCCATCGCGGACCCGGAGCTGGACATCGTCGAGACGCCAACACCGCGGTGCATCGTGAATGAGCCGAAGATAAAGTACGACCTCTCGCCCTACACGGACCGGCACACCTTTACTTTCGATGAGGTGTTCGGGGAGACCTGCAACAACGCCAGCGTGTACCAGCGCTGCTGTCTGCCACTCATCGACACCGTATTCAACTACGGTAACGCCACGTGCTTTGCCTACGGGCAGACCGGATCGGGCAAGACGTACACCATGCTGGGCTCGCAGAAAGAGCCGGGGCTGTATGCCATCGCGGCGCGCGAGATCTTCGCACGTGCCAACGGTATCGATGCCGTCGTCTACGTCTCCTTCTACGAAATTTACGGCCGGAAAATATTTGATCTCCTCAACAACCGAAAGCGGCTTTTCGCTCGCGAGGACGCGGACAAGGTGATCAACATTTGCGGGCTCAGCGAGCATCAGGTGACGGACATCCAGGAGATCTTCGACGTGATTACGGCGGGCAGTGCATACCGTGCGGCGGGTCAGACAAGCGCCAACGCCGAGAGTAGCCGCTCCCACGCCGTGCTGCAGGTGGAGGTGCGAGAAACGCGGAGCGCCAAcgcacggcgtgcgccaAAGACGATTGGTCGTATCTCCTTCATCGACTTGGCGGGTaacgagcgcggcgccgacacATTTGACTGCGACCGCAAGACGCGAATGGAGGGTGCGGAGATCAACAAGTCTCTCCTGGCCCTGAAAGAGTGCATTCGGGCCCTCGGGATGGGCAAGAGCCACGTTCCATTTCGGGGGTCTATCTtgacggaggtgctgcgaGACTCCTTCACCGGCAACAGCCGCACCACCATGATCTCCACCATTTCACCATCCTCGCAGCACTGCGTGAACACGCTCAACACGTTGCGCTACACCCAGCGCGTGAAGGAccttggcagcggcggcatcggtggtggtgcgaaGATTGAGCAAGTGGCCGGCAGCCCGCCCGGACGCCggcccgctgcgccgcgccgaaAGCCCTTTGAGGCGCTTCCTGCGAAGAACCGCCCAGAATGGGTGTCAGACTTCGCCTCTGACCCATCACCTGACATGTCCCCGTCCGAGAATGGCGGCTACGGCGGAGAGAGTGACGGGGTCgcggcgtgtgctgcgccgcggaaCGCCGCCAAGCCCCGCGGTCGGCAGCCGTCGGTGGGTCGTAGCGGCGGCACGCCCCCGTCGGTCGCAGGCGTGGTGAAGGTGAAGGACCCGAAAATCGCGACGATTGTGCAGAACCACATCGCCGCCCTGGAGtccgacgacgaagacgacgacatTGATGACGACTGCGGCAACTCCCCGCGCGCTGTGGAAGGCGGTGGTGTGAtgcagcgggaggaggagcgtcaGGTGCGCAAAGTGCACGCCTACGTAGTCGAGGAAATTGCAAAGGCGGAGGATAAGCTCATTGCACTGCACCGCCGGCACATCGACTCCAAGATGACCGGTATCAAGGAGGAGATCACGGCGATCCAGTCTTTTGAGGAATCTGACTCAGTTGACGAGTACGTGACGCGGGTTCAGGTACTGCTGATGAAGCAGCGGGACGACATGAACGAGATCTTGGCGATGCTGAGCGGCATTGGGTCGATGCTGCGCGATGAGGAGGACCTCTCCAAGACGCTCACTTCAAGCGTGAGTGcgcggcgatga
- a CDS encoding putative protein kinase, whose amino-acid sequence MDEVSVLNYLGPHPQIVRFLGSYTTSKNTSFFTMELMDSDVGRELREGNATLHEEGVCAAIAYSVLLALEEMHSHAVAHRDVKPGNILLKRLTEPEEWACIYLSRDDFSARLRPKSSTGSACNPTCCTSNEATSHIIVPGIRSTSDSASYVKAALGDFSAAHSTRCADNVTFFDTRGTLHYKSPEQLMGKRSIVSENFAAADLWGLGCTLYEMVTGTRPFPGSSELQVLMSILDALGSDIQSFPVATKHPALFDEIPASPAFVDLLQRLLCLDPTRRCTAKEALCHSFLASIRDSALRCADAERQISTDRLPYVIGIPLTLKYASFTHIPDLRFSRISRTPLKATESAPSGLSAPQQPPGSGRPVPPPASGTEVAALTVVPEREAAAHTGSKHRDLNHWSDGATTTLWRREGDCENQEKETPSKKLPPPQQHCSDTTGTSFLSESSYLHWSEIRPAARPSAPPLAKPLPHKENRVRSGSGCRAVAFFSNAAVGSTPSSSTSANDPQPQPQSLSGSMHRTVDIASRNTVSRALNISDSSVKGVRTERSASHVDFDLSPVPATQLFSTETDTSACLVPHPATAFLPRRAQPVLQLASGSTFTASNLRANSSFERENLMVGRCGGNGTSTSAAVGVAGPTAAIHTGRCSTPHQHHGQRPTAFSGRALCFSEETDPFARRSWGSSAGQQSCLNSLLTSPAPVGRPAVEECSPQPSPIRPIGVATRSPSGLPVAADRSGLFLDDSGVGLGWIGMPPTTPAVQESIGAGACEAVAALMPALARDVSRGSEASAAVAPMLYSVRLQPSWNASSTTATGIMQSPNSPSVRRYVHLLEPPPGGCSSSRTCSAVALTTGVTTASVAERPDASCSSQRQRPTTSLASTGGRDASSSRIMPLPIPLSVATVCQSATRSLCVPTSRALTPTSRALHETPRTQRFSCPTSALRTGHTGHKNGNQWGSSQPQGALTSCVHGSDDILSATPFLCNQDVNASVIHLAHKVCTSVGLTGSGSGAAPTLRCAAASPLSSLVACAHSSQLHCTPSSSDPAPEIAVSINCDGFSHPAVANEASPRPDVTAVCASWAVPSTGGPHTPLPVHDSPSPLSQPCDAPLLQLSSASLDSHRRSVKGHECDRIETPQSKRRESMKRAREEAMNSEDVAAVRQSARVV is encoded by the coding sequence ATGGACGAAGTATCAGTTTTGAATTATCTTGGGCCTCATCCACAGATTGTTCGATTTCTGGGCAGCTACACAACGTCGAAGAACACGAGCTTTTTTACCATGGAGTTGATGGACAGCGACGTTGGACGGGAGTTGAGGGAAGGCAACGCAACCCTGCacgaggagggcgtgtgtgctgccaTTGCGTACTCTGTCTTGCTCGCGCTTGAGGAGATGCACTCTCACGCTGTAGCGCACCGAGACGTCAAGCCAGGCAATATTTTGCTGAAGCGTCTCACAGAACCAGAAGAATGGGCGTGCATTTACCTTTCAAGAGATGACTTCAGCGCACGTCTACGGCCAAAATCGTCGACCGGGTCGGCTTGCAATCCAACGTGTTGCACGAGTAATGAAGCAACTAGCCATATAATTGTGCCGGGCATCCGAAGCACAAGCGACAGTGCATCGTATGTCAAAGCTGCATTGGGGGATTTCAGCGCGGCTCACAGCACTCGTTGCGCCGACAACGTGACCTTTTTCGACACTCGTGGAACGCTTCACTACAAATCCCCGGAACAACTTATGGGCAAGCGCAGTATCGTCTCCGAGAActttgctgctgcggacCTCTGGGGACTAGGCTGCACTCTATACGAGATGGTCACCGGCACGCGACCTTTCCCGGGCAGCAGTGAACTGCAGGTGCTCATGAGCATTTTAGATGCCTTGGGGAGTGACATTCAGTCGTTCCCGGTGGCGACCAAGCACCCCGCACTCTTCGACGAAATCCCCGCGTCGCCTGCATTTGTGGACTTgttgcagcgcctcctctgtctcgatccgacgcggcgctgcacggcgAAGGAGGCCCTGTGCCACTCGTTTTTAGCTTCCATTCGCGACAGTGCCTTGCGCTGTGCCGACGCGGAGCGCCAAATCTCGACCGATCGTCTGCCGTATGTGATCGGGATCCCATTGACGCTCAAGTACGCATCTTTCACACACATTCCCGATCTTCGCTTTAGTCGCATTTCTCGGACACCGTTGAAGGCAACGGAATCAGCTCCTTCAGGACTAAGCGCACCTCAGCAACCTCCTGGGAGCGGCCGCCCTGTGCCTCCACCTGCTTCAGGCACTGAAGTCGCTGCCCTCACCGTTGTACCCGAGCGCGAGGCCGCTGCTCACACAGGATCCAAGCATCGAGACCTGAATCACTGGAGCGATGGAGCAACCACTACACTATGGAGGCGTGAAGGGGATTGCGAGAACCAAGAAAAGGAGACACCGTCAAagaagctgccgccgccgcagcagcattGCTCCGATACCACCGGAACCTCTTTCCTGAGCGAGAGTTCGTACCTGCACTGGAGCGAAATTCGCCCCGCCGCGCGGccctctgcgcctccgctggcGAAGCCGCTTCCGCACAAGGAAAACAGAGTACGGAGTGGCAGCGGTTGCAGAGCAGTGGCGTTCTTCAGCAACGCTGCCGTTGGCAGCACGCCATCCTCATCCACGAGTGCAAATGAtccacagccgcagccacaATCCCTCTCGGGATCGATGCATCGAACCGTCGACATTGCAAGCCGAAACACCGTCTCACGCGCCCTCAACATCAGTGACTCAAGCGTGAAAGGTGTTCGAACAGAGCGCAGTGCTTCGCACGTTGACTTTGATCTCAGCCCCGTCCCAGCTACTCAGCTTTTCAGTACGGAAACGGACACGAGTGCGTGCTTGGTGCCGCACCCGGCCACTGCTTTCCTGCCGCGCCGTGCGCAGCCTGTTCTACAGCTGGCAAGCGGCAGCACTTTTACGGCAAGCAACCTGCGAGCCAACTCGTCCTTCGAGCGCGAGAACCTTATGGTAGGCCGGTGCGGCGGCAATGGAACATCTACGTCGGCCGCCGTGGGCGTTGCAGGCCCAACGGCTGCCATCCATACAGGACGCTGCAGTACtccgcaccagcaccacggACAGCGCCCAACCGCCTTCTCGGGCCGCGCGCTTTGCTTTTCGGAAGAGACGGACCCCTTTGCCCGCCGTAGCTGGGGCTCTAGTGCCGGTCAGCAGAGCTGCCTGAACTCACTCTTGACGTCCCCGGCTCCTGTGGGGCGACCGGCGGTCGAAGAATGCTCACCACAGCCGTCACCGATTCGCCCCATCGGCGTTGCCACACGGTCGCCGTCGGGGTTGCCTGTTGCGGCAGACCGCAGCGGTTTATTTTTGGACGACTCAGGCGTAGGTCTGGGGTGGATCGGGATGCCACCCACGACTCCAGCAGTGCAGGAGAgcatcggcgccggcgcctgtgaagcggtggcggcgctgatgcCGGCACTGGCGCGTGATGTAAGCAGGGGCTCAGAAGCAagtgcagcggtggcaccaATGCTCTACTCGGTGCGCCTCCAGCCGTCGTGGAATGCGAGCAGCACTACGGCGACCGGCATCATGCAGTCTCCAAACTCGCCGAGTGTACGCCGGTAtgtgcacctcctcgagcCACCACCTGGCGGTTGTTCGAGCAGCCGTACCTGctccgctgtcgcgctgaCGACAGGTGTGACTACTGCCTCTGTAGCTGAGCGACCAGATGCATCGTGCAGCagccaacggcagcggccaaCGACCAGCCTCGCTTCCACTGGCGGCAGAGACGCGTCGAGTTCGCGTATTATGCCGCTGCCGATTCCGCTCTCAGTGGCTACCGTCTGTCAGTCGGCAACGCGATCGCTCTGCGTACCGACGTCACGAGCACTCACGCCGACCAGCCGCGCGCTCCATGagacgccacgcacgcagcgcttCTCTTGCCCTACGTCTGCGCTGCGGACGGGGCACACTGGTCATAAGAACGGCAACCAGTGGGGTAGCTCGCAGCCACAGGGTGCCCTCACGTCTTGTgtgcacggcagcgacgatATTCTCAGCGCCACTCCATTTTTGTGCAATCAGGATGTTAATGCGTCTGTGATTCACCTGGCGCACAAAGTCTGCACGAGCGTTGGCTTGACAGGATCTGGTAGTGGCGCCGCACCGACTTTGCGCTGcgcggccgcgtcgccgctgagcTCGCTGGTTGCGTGTGCTCACTCTTCCCAGCTTCACTGCACCCCGTCGTCAAGCGACCCTGCGCCGGAGATTGCTGTGTCGATCAACTGTGACGGCTTCAGCCACCCCGCAGTGGCGAACGAGGCCTCCCCAAGGCCTGATGTCActgctgtgtgtgcatcgTGGGCGGTGCCTTCCACGGGGGGGCCACATACGCCGCTGCCCGTGCATGACTCCCCATCGCCTCTCTCGCAACCTTGCGATGCTCCTTTGCTCCAGTTGAGCTCTGCCAGCCTCGACAGCCACCGCCGGTCAGTGAAGGGTCACGAGTGTGATCGCATCGAGACCCCGCAAAGCAAACGGCGTGAGTCCATGAAGCGGGCGCGCGAGGAGGCTATGAACAGTGAAGACGTAGCCGCGGTGCGGCAGAGCGCGCGGGTTGTGTGA
- a CDS encoding putative sugar transporter, translating to MRAPVMLCAALGGFLFGYDTGVINAALFQMKDHFGFSEHSWQYALIVAIAIAGAFVGAFISSFISAAFGRRPCIAVADALFVIGSVLMGAAPNVEVILASRVIVGLAIGISSATIPVYLAEVTSPKHRGATIVLNNLFLTGGQFVAAGFTAIMVVFTSKNIGWRVAVGIGALPAVVQAFCLLFFLPESPRWLLSKGDADRAKRVAEKFEVDLCEFQEGDELPSVSIDYRPLMARDMRFRVVLSSGLQIIQQFSGINTIMYYSSVILYDAGFRDAIMPVVLSIPLAFMNALFTAVAIFTVDRFGRRRMLLISVFGCLVLLVVISIIGFFIGTRISYSVGGGLFLALLAVFLAFYAPGIGCIPWVIMGEIFPTHLRTSAASVATMANWGANVLVSQVFPILMGAIGVGGTFTIISGLMAFGCIFVYFFAVETKGLTLEQIDNMFCKRAGLPPRFHEEGESGENGARYHEDGDLDRAATEDVCDLSSLGNQVVSLAKAEDVYTEVAMDDRHAVSNKLEEIGTRSSSDPQSLETKTRSGKTS from the coding sequence ATGCGAGCGCCTGTCATGCTGTGTGCCGCCTTGGGTGGTTTTCTCTTCGGCTATGACACGGGCGTCATCAATGCTGCCCTGTTCCAGATGAAGGACCACTTCGGCTTCAGCGAGCATTCGTGGCAGTACGCCCTcatcgtcgccatcgccatcGCTGGTGCCTTCGTTGGTGCCTTTATTTCTAGCTTCATCTCTGCCGCCTTCGGTCGCCGCCCGTGCATCGCCGTGGCGGATGCCCTGTTTGTTATCGGCTCCGTGCTGATGGGTGCTGCCCCGAATGTGGAAGTGATACTCGCCTCGCGTGTCATCGTCGGCTTGGCCATCGGTATCAGCTCTGCCACCATTCCAGTGTACCTGGCGGAGGTAACGTCGCCGAAGCACCGTGGCGCCACCATCGTTTTAAACAACCTGTTTCTGACAGGTGGCCAGTTTGTTGCAGCCGGTTTCACCGCGATCATGGTCGTCTTTACGAGCAAGAACATCGGCTGGCGTGTGGCGGTTGGCATAGGTGCGTTGCCGGCTGTCGTTCAGGCGTTCTGCCTCCTCTTTTTCCTGCCGGAGAGTCCACGTTGGCTTCTCTCGAAGGGCGACGCGGACCGCGCCAAGAGGGTGGCGGAGAAGTTCGAGGTGGACCTCTGCGAGTTCCAGGAGGGCGATGAGTTGCCGTCCGTCAGCATCGACTACCGCCCGCTGATGGCACGTGACATGCGCTTCCGCGTGGTGCTCAGCTCTGGCCTGCAGATCATTCAGCAGTTCTCTGGTATCAACACCATCATGTACTACAGCTCTGTGATCCTGTACGACGCCGGCTTCCGCGACGCCATCATGCCAGTCGTGCTGTCCATCCCGCTCGCCTTCATGAATGCCCTCTTCACGGCGGTGGCCATCTTCACGGTCGACCGCTTTGGTCGCCGCCGCATGCTGCTCATCTCTGTCTTCGGCTGccttgtgctgctggtggtgatTTCCATAATTGGCTTCTTCATCGGCACGCGCATCTCGTACTCCGTTGGCGGGGGGCTTTTCTtggcgctgctcgccgtCTTTCTCGCCTTTTACGCGCCTGGCATTGGCTGCATCCCGTGGGTGATCATGGGCGAAATCTTCCCTACGCATCTGCGGACATCGGCGGCGTCCGTCGCGACCATGGCGAACTGGGGGGCCAACGTGCTCGTATCGCAGGTGTTTCCGATCTTGATGGGCGCCATCGGCGTTGGCGGCACCTTCACGATCATCTCCGGTCTCATGGCCTTCGGCTGCATATTCGTGTACTTCTTCGCCGTGGAGACAAAGGGCCTCACGCTGGAGCAGATCGACAACATGTTCTGCAAGCGCGCCggcctgccgccgcgcttccacgaagaaggcgagagcggcgaAAACGGTGCCCGTTATCACGAAGACGGCGACCTCGACcgcgcggcgacggaggaTGTCTGTGACCTGTCTTCGTTGGGCAATCAGGTTGTATCCCTGGCCAAAGCGGAGGACGTCTACACGGAGGTTGCAATGGACGATCGCCACGCCGTGTCCAACAAGCTTGAAGAAATAGGGACGAGGTCCTCCTCAGACCCCCAGTCGCTCGAAACCAAGACGAGGAGCGGCAAAACCTCATGA
- a CDS encoding hypothetical predicted transmembrane protein — translation MLRRSRVTRFIVPSSSGEELPRFLAEREKLILTTSGDLYAFVMEYDRRSTMPRLCSGPPHSDLLSRHLFSGSPLAGVLTAGGVAFFVLTFGYNVGKPVVDAHRKFFWKRADAAYGKRSRETTEGAAAEEEEERDGLSPMEEFDDLIEAKGKEG, via the coding sequence ATGCTTCGTCGTTCTCGCGTCACTCGCTTCATCGTTccgagcagctccggcgaGGAGCTGCCACGGTTCCTggccgagagagagaagctaatcctcaccaccagcggcgaCCTCTACGCGTTCGTGATGGAGTATGACCGCCGCAGCACGATGCCCCGCTTGTGTAGTGGCCCCCCACACAGCGACCTCCTTTCGCGCCACTTGTTCAGCGGCTCGCCCTTGGCTGGCGTCTTGAcagccggcggcgtcgcttTCTTTGTGCTCACTTTTGGGTACAACGTCGGCAAACCTGTTGTCGATGCCCACCGCAAGTTCTTCTGGAAACGGGCCGACGCCGCCTACGGCAAGCGCAGCCGTGAAACCACTgaaggggcggcggctgaggaggaggaggagagggacggcCTCAGCCCAATGGAAGAGTTCGACGACCTCATCGAAGCGAAAGGAAAGGAGGGGTAG